One Prunus dulcis chromosome 7, ALMONDv2, whole genome shotgun sequence DNA segment encodes these proteins:
- the LOC117635324 gene encoding uncharacterized protein LOC117635324 yields the protein MGTLPQSQVGAPPVVVVDSKTSSRYTHRSIETLVVVLAVITLVGVIAGIVARLCGGRHLGGSGEHDIEGWVESKCRSCIDGGVPPEPSPPQQAKPAATEETKK from the coding sequence ATGGGGACGCTTCCACAGTCACAAGTTGGGGCGCCGCCGGTGGTAGTGGTGGACTCAAAGACTAGTTCACGGTACACGCATCGATCCATTGAGACACTGGTGGTGGTTTTGGCAGTGATCACACTAGTAGGTGTCATTGCAGGGATTGTAGCTCGGCTATGTGGTGGAAGGCATCTTGGTGGCAGTGGTGAGCATGACATAGAAGGATGGGTTGAGAGCAAGTGTAGGAGTTGCATTGATGGTGGAGTTCCACCAGAACCCTCCCCTCCACAACAAGCCAAGCCTGCAGCaacagaagaaacaaagaagtga